A part of Capsicum annuum cultivar UCD-10X-F1 chromosome 6, UCD10Xv1.1, whole genome shotgun sequence genomic DNA contains:
- the LOC107873427 gene encoding elongation factor 1-alpha, with product MGKEKIHISIVVIGHVDSGKSTTTGHLIYKLGGIDKRVIERFEKEAAEMNKRSFKYAWVLDKLKAERERGITIDIALWKFETTKYYCTVIDAPGHRDFIKNMITGTSQADCAVLIIDSTTGGFEAGISKDGQTREHALLAFTLGVKQMICCCNKMDATTPKYSKARYDEIVKEVSSYLKKVGYNPDKIPFVPISGFEGDNMIERSTNLDWYKGPTLLEALDQINEPKRPSDKPLRLPLQDVYKIGGIGTVPVGRVETGVIKPGMVVTFGPSGLTTEVKSVEMHHEALQEALPGDNVGFNVKNVAVKDLKRGYVASNSKDDPAKGAASFTAQVIIMNHPGQIGNGYAPVLDCHTSHIAVKFAEILTKIDRRSGKELEKEPKFLKNGDAGMVKMIPTKPMVVETFAEYPPLGRFAVRDMRQTVAVGVVKNVDKKDPTGAKVTKAAQKKGK from the exons ATGGGTAAGGAAAAGATTCACATCAGCATTGTGGTCATTGGTCACGTCGACTCTGGAAAGTCAACTACCACTGGTCACTTGATCTACAAGCTTGGTGGTATTGACAAGCGTGTTATTGAGAGGTTCGAGAAGGAAGCTGCTGAAATGAACAAGAGGTCATTCAAGTATGCCTGGGTGCTCGACAAGCTTAAGGCTGAACGTGAGCGTGGTATCACCATTGATATTGCTTTATGGAAGTTTGAGACCACTAAGTACTACTGCACTGTGATTGATGCCCCTGGACACAGGGACTTTATCAAGAACATGATCACTGGTACCTCACAGGCTGACTGTGCTGTCCTTATTATCGACTCCACCACTGGTGGTTTTGAAGCTGGTATCTCGAAAGATGGTCAGACCCGTGAACATGCATTGCTTGCTTTCACCCTTGGTGTCAAGCAAATGATTTGCTGCTGCAACAAG ATGGATGCAACCACCCCCAAGTACTCCAAGGCTAGGTATGATGAAATCGTGAAGGAAGTGTCTTCCTACCTCAAGAAGGTCGGTTACAACCCTGACAAGATCCCCTTCGTCCCCATCTCTGGTTTTGAAGGTGATAATATGATTGAGAGGTCTACCAACCTCGACTGGTACAAGGGCCCAACCCTCCTTGAGGCTCTCGACCAGATTAATGAGCCCAAGAGGCCATCAGACAAACCCCTCCGTCTTCCACTTCAGGACGTTTACAAGATTGGTGGTATTGGAACTGTCCCTGTTGGCCGTGTAGAGACTGGTGTGATCAAGCCTGGTATGGTTGTGACCTTTGGCCCTTCTGGTTTGACAACTGAAGTTAAGTCCGTAGAGATGCACCACGAAGCTCTCCAAGAGGCACTCCCTGGTGACAATGTTGGGTTCAATGTTAAGAATGTTGCTGTTAAGGATCTTAAGCGTGGTTACGTTGCCTCAAACTCCAAGGATGACCCGGCTAAGGGGGCTGCCAGCTTCACTGCCCAGGTCATCATCATGAACCATCCTGGCCAGATTGGAAATGGATACGCACCAGTGCTCGACTGCCACACTTCCCACATTGCTGTCAAGTTTGCTGAGATATTGACCAAGATTGATAGGCGTTCGGGTAAGGAACTCGAGAAGGAGCCCAAGTTCTTGAAGAATGGTGATGCTGGTATGGTTAAGATGATTCCCACCAAGCCTATGGTGGTTGAAACCTTTGCTGAATATCCACCATTGGGTCGTTTTGCTGTTAGAGACATGAGGCAAACTGTTGCTGTTGGTGTTGTCAAGAATGTTGACAAGAAGGACCCAACTGGTGCCAAGGTCACAAAGGCTGCCCAGAAGAAGGGAAAGTGA